The window GTTAAAAATTGCAGAGCATGCGTTTGCAATTTACATCTCCTACCTACGGCTGAACCTGGAAGACAAGATTAtgtttcctcttttttttttttacGGGGGACGACAAGATTGTGTTAGAAATCATGAAATGTGGCTAACCGAATTCATGATGAACCCAAACAAGATGCCTATGCATGCCACTCGCATGGCCTTCCAATGCTCCTTTCCTGCTCTGATCTTCGTCTCCGATCGGGGTATGCAGTTGCGCACGAATCAATGCGCGCTTGCGACATCGTGCTCCCATATCGAAATGTCACGCCGTGCAAGCAAGATGCAATGATTGCCGCCGTTGCCGCCTCAGTATATAAACACCGACCAACAGAGCAAGCAGCCGCACAGAGCCAGGCTATACCGAGCTAGAGAAAGAGACGGCCATGTCGGAGCAAGGGCGCATCGTCGGACCGATCACGACCACCGCGGCGGCGAGATGGAAGGAGCTCCATGGCGAGCGGTCGTGGGACGGGCTGCTGCGGCCGCTGGACCTGGACCTGAGGCGCACGTTgatctggtacggtgagatggcGCAGGCAACGTACGACGCGTTCAACCACGAGAGGCACTCGCCGCACGCCGGACTCTCGAGGTTCGGCAGGAAGCGCTTCTTCGAGCGCGTGATGCTGCCGGGCCACGCCGCCGCGTACCGGGTCACCAGGTTCCTGTACGCCACGTCCTCCGCCCCCGCCGCTCCGGCCGCCGCGTTCGTGAGGGGCCGCCATCCGCGGCACCGGTGCAAGGATTCCAACTGGATCGGGTACGTAGCGGTGGCCACTGATGCAGGGAAGGCGGTGCTCAGTCGCCGGGACGTGGTCGTCGCGTGGCGCGGCACCATCCAGGCGCTGGAGTGGGTCGACGACCTCGAGTTCGCCATGGTGCATCCCAAGGGCATCCTTGGCGACGCCGCCGGTGCCGACGCCATGGTGCACCGCGGCTGGTTCTCCATCTACACCTCCACCGACCCGGCCTCCACCCACAACAAGGACAACGCGAGAAGCCAGGTAATCTTGTGACCAAACGACAGTATTGTCACGTATACCGTATAATCTTTGGCTTCATGCTCGTGCATGGATGCCAGGTGCTGGCTGAGGTGCGGAAGCTGGTGGACATGTACAAGGACGAGGAGGTGAGCATCACGGTGACCGGGCACAGCCTCGGAGCGGCGCTGGCCACCCTGAACGCTTTCGACATCGTCGAAAACGGCTACAACTGCATGGCCTCGGCGACGTTCCCGGTTACAGCGTTTGCGTTCGCCAGCCCGCGCGTgggcggcgccggcttcaagaaGCGGTTTGACGCAGCGGCCGCGGCCGTCGGCCTCCGCGTCCTGCGCGTCCGCAACGCCCGGGACATCGTGCCCAAGTACCCGGCGCTGCTGTACCACGACGTGGGCTCCGAACTGGCCATCGACACCGGCGCGTCGCCGTACCTGAGGGCGACCGGGGACAAGCGCGTGTGGCACAACCTGGAGTGCTACCTGCACGGTGTGGCGGGCGCGCCGACGGCGGCCGGAGGGGCGTTCGAAATCGTGGTGGAGCGGGACGTGGCGCTGGTGAACAAGTTGTACGATGCGCTGAGAGAGGAGCACGGGGTGCCTGCGGGGTGGTGGGTGCCGTGGAACAAGGGCATGGTGAAGGGGGACGACGGACGCTGGAGGCTGGTGGACTGCGAAGACGAGGATGGGGAGGACGCCGTCGTGCCACCGGTGAACAAGTGAAGTGGACGCCTCCATATCAGGGTCGcgtcatgcatgcatgcacgaaagacagttgattttttttaatattcGGGATGTCTATTATCTGGAGTATTATTTGGAAGCTTCGTAGTAAATTGCAATTATGTTTTAATTGTGGGATTATAGCCCAGGACTTAATGCAATGTTATAATCTCTCAGTGTTTTAAAAGAAAAAGTCCGAGTACTTAATGTGGTAATGTGTTTTTTTTACGGAAAATGCGTTTTCTTTCAAGCTGTTACTTAAGAAATACTGCCTTTGTAActtaatataagatgttttttgaCACTAACATCTTATATTAAGTTGCAGAGGGACTACTATTATAGTAAGTACATTATATAAATGTAATTTTCCAATATACTAGCAGTATATGTCAATTATTTTTATGAGTATGACATTATAGGACAAATGTGCATTGGGCACACTGAGCCCATGTTCAACACAACATGTTCAAAGTTGAACTCATTTCGATATGAACCACACTTTTAAAATTTTGCAAAGAAAAAAACTTTAGGGGTTTATCCTGTTCTAGAGTAAAACATAATGTTTCAATGCATGTCAATACAATTCCATTTTATTTGACAGGCCAATTTTATAAACTTGTAAAAACAAATATTGCCTCCAATTCAAATTAATTGACACAACTTTAGTATCTTAGTAAAAAAATAGTTTTGTCACCGTCTTTTTTGGTTCTTTAGTGTACCGTTTTGTCTCGGTATGTAGCAATAAAGGATGCACACACAAATAAATTACACAATGGACAGTGTAGAAAAACATTTTTCTCTTAGAAGCGACACCCTTTGAAACATATTCTTCGCGAGGCTGAGGAAAAACTTATTTGTAGTTAATATCTTCTACGGATTAAGGAACTTTGCCCCACCCGATACCATTCACATGAGACTGCGAACAACACATGTTTGTGCTTCCTTCTTTCTCACGGAATGCTTATATTGTACATGCATTTCCCTATTCCTGATTCCAGTCGTGATTCTTCGATGTTGTAAATTTAAATTGTAGAATGCGCTATGAGTTGAGACCACATGGGGGAGCAGTTGTCAGTTGTACTATGAACGATCGAGAACTCACGACATGCGTAGAACTTGTCATTTATGCGGTGACTGTCACTATGTGGGCTGCGGCAATTACAAATAAGAAAGAAATCACGGGACTCACTCCATGGGACCCATGCAAGAAAGAAATTAGTGTCAGGAAATAAATCACAGCTGAGTACTCCCTATGTAAATAAATATAAAATCGTTTAGATCACTAATATATTAAGAGCAAGTATAATAGGGTGACATAAGCAGGCTATATGActaaaatatatatataataggACGCCAATTTGGGACACCTAGGTGCCTGGGCACCTCGCTTAAAAACCATTGGATGACACTAAGATCTGTGCGCGTGTAATTAGTATTAGCATTGATGGGTAAATCTTATTAGGAAAGAATTATTGCTTGATATGGACACTTAATACCTTCCCAGATTAGATAGGATAGAGAAAATCAGTAATAAATAGCCCATGTTTTAAGTCCATGCATGTCTCATCGCACGTGCATCCTTTTGCATATAACGGAGGTCATACATTGAATAAATCACTAGGTATATACGTACATAACCCAAAATATCTTAGGTATGTTTTGTATTCGAAATATGTTGGTTATATATTAGATACCCATATGTCACGTAGCCGGATATATACATAGCCATGTTTTACTTTAGATATATGTCACGTAGACTGGGTACGTACAATATTTTCCAAGATGTTTTTTACACAACCGGGTATATAAGTGTGCAGATACATTGGGTATTTCCACTTGAGGTATATACGTCGACCGGGTATTACAATATTTTCTTCAGTAGGTATTGGATAGTtaggaaacaaaaataaaatgcaATTAGTCAAATAACAAATTCTTGGGTATATACATACCCGCGTATGTACATACTTTTGTTAGTAAGTATAAGACACCCATTTTAGATAATTGGGAAACAAATAAATGTAATAGTTTAAAAAATAAATTATTGAATATATACATACCTATGTATGTCCATAATTTCATTGGTAGGTATTAGATACCTGTATTAGATAGTTGGGGAACAAACATACGCGTATTAGATACCTGTATCAATTCTAACAAAATCAATATTATGACGTTTTATTGTATGGCAAGTCTTGCATGCCTAATAATTAGAAAAAAACAAATAAAACATAAGCAGGGAAAGTCTTGCATGAAGAATAGTTAGGAAACAAATTAAATATAGGACGGTTTCCAAAACAATCAAGATGCCCAGGCACCTAGGTGCCCCAAACAatttacctatatatatatatatatatatatatatatatatatatatatatatatatatatataggaggagagAGATGGGAAGAGGCTGTAGAATAAGAGCTATAGCACGAGACCCAAAACACTTTGTGAGAATGTATGATGGGCCAAATATTAATAAAGTACTACATATTTAAATCTTACTATTGTACAAACCGACTATCAGGTTGACTCTAGATGACATGACAACTTCTTATAACCAACTattggctatattattaaccatgctctaatatagtgatctaaacaatcttatatttctttatagatGGAATATTAAATTATCATCAGACCCAGCCTAGAATTGGATGATTAGCGAGATTTTAATCCGATGATCATCGATTGGTATGATAGGAAGAAGCAATATATCAGTAGTCTAGTCCCTAGTGCTACCCATACACGCAGCATGTGGGCGTTATCGGACGAGCTAATGGTTGAACACATGTGCCAAAACACTAATCCTAGCGCCAAGGAGTGGCTGTTTTCTATGAGTGAGTCCCTATCCCAGATAGAATTTACAAGGATGAGCGTCACTCTTTGGGTGATCTGGAGCTCCCGACGAAAAGTTATACATGCGGATATTTTCCAGAGCCCCTGGTCTATGCACGGTTTTGTGAACTCTTATTTGAATGATATTCAGTTTTTGCCGAGAACTAACGGGACTGTGCAATGAACTACTTTCGCTAGACCGAACCACTGGATCCCGTCACCGACGAGCTATGTAAAGATTAATGTCGACGCTGCTGTTTCAAGTGGGGAGTTCGGCTAAGTGGGGACAATATATGTCGAGACCAAGCCTGGATGTTCATTGGAGCTTCAACTTTGTTCTTCCCTCGCATAGTTGATCCACCTACCCTCGAGGCACTTTCAACTTAGGAGGCGTTAGCTCTTGCAGATGACACCTAGTCTCAACGGATCTTCGTGGCCTCGGACTGCAAGACAATAGTTGATGCTATCAGAAGTGAAAGCGTGTCTCCTTACGACACGGTGATTAATGAGATTAGAGATCATATGTCTATTTTTCATTCTTGTATCATTAGGCACGAGTTACGAACCTCGAATGTTGAGGCTCACAATCTCGCTAAGTATGGTCTTACTTTAGGAGTTGGCCGCCATGTGTTGTTAGGCCAATCCGGGAACCTTCTTTTCGTCCCTATACATGTGGTGACGACATAATAAAGTTTAGTGGTGTCATCTAAAAAAAATGAACCTTCGAGAACTCACGGTGTGCGTAGAACTTGTCAATTTATGCGGCGATTGTCACTACGTGGGCTGCGGCAAAGTGAACATATTCATGTAATAGTTTGTACTTCCAAAAAAAGAGAGTTGGATTTTTGTTCATTGGATAATTTGTTCTAATGGTTTGCCATTCTTGGCGTGCCTCCACGTGATTTTTACAAAGCTAATGTTTCTATTATAATCAATATTGTTTCCTTTACGACAAAATTTTGGTTCCTAAGATCATAAAAAATTCTTCCGTCGAACAATATGTTTGCGCCACACCACAAAGCATACACTTCATTCCGTCAAAAGGAATGTCCCCGTGGCACAAAACCCATGTTCATGTCACATAAAAATGCATCCCAGGAAAACTATAATTTTTGAATGAGATTTATTTGAAGCATACGCTTCCATCAGTCGAAATGAATGCTTCCACGCATTGGGCCAAGCCATGCTACTGCAGTAAAAAAAATGTTGCATCTAAAAACATGATAATTGCACTGTTTTTCTTGAAACGGTCACAATTAACcagaatactccctccgttcgaaatTACTTGTatcggaaatggatgtatctagaactaaaatacgtctagatacatccatttctgcgacaagtaattccgaatgAAGGGAGTATATATTTAGAAAAACTATTCTCTGAAGCGGTTTACTAATAAGAAAGAAATCACGGGACTCAATCCATGGGACCCATGCACCCATTATTCACAGAAGCAGTGGGTATCAGGAAATAAATCACAGCTAAGTATTAAATTACCAACAGACCCACGCTAGAATCGGACGATCAGCATGATTTTAAGGATTCTAATCCTACGTTAATCGATTGGTATGATAGGAAGCAATATATCAGTAGCCTGATCCCTAGTGCTACCCGCAAATAAAACTGACAGGGAATCTTATGCAAGGTCAAGTTTAATTAAAAATATATTTTCAGAATTTATTGAATTTTtatttaattactaattttccaTACAGTGTGTATATACATCCATATACCAAACAAAAATGTCCATATGCCTATAAACTATAGTAAAAATACGCATAAAACACCATAAACATTAGTGGAGGGTAGCTAGGGCGATGTTTGTCACCTTGACTAATATCATAGCCAAGCTAAAAAAATGATTGTTTGGTTAGGATGAAAACCACTAGCCCTGTAAGGATCGACACCTTTTGTGTATCATTGAGACAGACTATTCTTTCGGTATGAGTGGCTGCTGCGTCGATAGCGCGACACCATGGTGACTTTGTTAATCACTCTTGAAGCTCCACAACTGGATCCAGTAAAATAATTGTGTGCGTGCATGTGTGCAAGTTTTCACCAGGATGTTATGCTTGGGAATTATTTGAAGTATAAGGAAAGAAGGCCGGCTTATGGTGATAAATCACGTCAATCGATGTGACAACTTATTACTATAAATAAGCTAAGGAGAGGAAATAACACAGGCAAGAGGCTCCAAGGCAAACGAGGGCGTCTAGTACAAGCACACGCGCTTGTACCAGCGGTCGTACTGCCTGCCGCCGCCTCCGCTTGGTCGACTACTTCGCCCTTATGCAGACAGATAGGGGAGCAGACAAAGAACACCTCCAGAAACACGCCCAGAACAGAGAACCCTAGCCCGTGGAAAGATTCCCGAGGGGGAATTGATCGGAGGACTTAACCACCACATCACCGCATCGAGAGGGCTTCACCACCATCGTCACAGTCATCACCATCCCACCTACATCACTTTGTAATACATTAGCCGGTGTGGATCCACTTGTGTAACACTCCAACGCTATCATTATGTTCATCATGATCCTTCCCACGATGCTTGCACTCTCGATGTGCGAGTAGTTTTTCCTAGTTCTCAGGGT is drawn from Aegilops tauschii subsp. strangulata cultivar AL8/78 chromosome 1, Aet v6.0, whole genome shotgun sequence and contains these coding sequences:
- the LOC109759792 gene encoding phospholipase A1-II 6-like gives rise to the protein MSEQGRIVGPITTTAAARWKELHGERSWDGLLRPLDLDLRRTLIWYGEMAQATYDAFNHERHSPHAGLSRFGRKRFFERVMLPGHAAAYRVTRFLYATSSAPAAPAAAFVRGRHPRHRCKDSNWIGYVAVATDAGKAVLSRRDVVVAWRGTIQALEWVDDLEFAMVHPKGILGDAAGADAMVHRGWFSIYTSTDPASTHNKDNARSQVLAEVRKLVDMYKDEEVSITVTGHSLGAALATLNAFDIVENGYNCMASATFPVTAFAFASPRVGGAGFKKRFDAAAAAVGLRVLRVRNARDIVPKYPALLYHDVGSELAIDTGASPYLRATGDKRVWHNLECYLHGVAGAPTAAGGAFEIVVERDVALVNKLYDALREEHGVPAGWWVPWNKGMVKGDDGRWRLVDCEDEDGEDAVVPPVNK